A window from Primulina huaijiensis isolate GDHJ02 chromosome 13, ASM1229523v2, whole genome shotgun sequence encodes these proteins:
- the LOC140956354 gene encoding uncharacterized protein produces MENSQYESCPNMVKDVSLKELRDRLEEFARVRDWEQYHSPRNLLLALVGEVGELSEIFQWKGEVEKGLPNWSLEDKRHLEDELSDVLLYLVQLANACGLDLGQAALTKMMKNAQKYPINNQSPFSHDY; encoded by the exons atggaGAATTCCCAATACGAATCATGTCCTAATATGGTTAAAGATGTCTCTCTAAAAGAACTAAGAGATAGGCTTGAAGAGTTTGCCAGAGTTAGAGACTGGGAACAGTATCACAGCCCTAGAAACTTGCTTCTTGCTCTG GTTGGAGAAGTGGGAGAGTTATCTGAGATATTCCAATGGAAAGGGGAAGTCGAAAAGGGGCTCCCAAACTGGTCTTTGGAGGACAAGAGACATCTTGAGGATGAGTTGTCCGATGTTTTGCTGTACCTGGTACAGCTTGCTAATGCCTGTGGGCTTGATCTTGGCCAGGCTGCTCTTACGAAAATGATGAAAAATGCGCAGAAATATCCCATCAATAACCAATCTCCATTCTCCCATGATTATTAG